In Ectothiorhodosinus mongolicus, one DNA window encodes the following:
- a CDS encoding MBL fold metallo-hydrolase, which yields MMNQHRLLALPVLGESFLLQRDGKNILVDGGFSSSRLIRALQATNVDVNQLDIVVCTHADRDHAGGLKNLLGNSTVSVGEIWLPGEWGDSLRELLNDPKAVVDALVNEFREFEPPRLNDSPADSGDSDEVERQAYAIINSLREKRMKNYKHDVQFVEGEETGLSGLQWLQEIAGNTQQKDANLQDERHIQNRKAAENIFQNGINRIRYRQAKRRLDAIWAKIWIVAIHAAAIIRGIALQAIESNVRVRWFDFDRFVQNGYHPVGGVADLLTPLNAVEIPMPPTPASDLRYFVRLTPVNERSLAFLSTQAAGLCPTDIVFTGDSPLGYGVGYKMSFLARRTQRGLAIVTAPHHGSESNAVAYTHIRSCWQDLLWLRSGGTRKHPGATFKKIPTHLRACTHCPQKGKALDLAEVQLSDRLWPVLRVRSHYCDCEA from the coding sequence ATGATGAATCAACACCGACTACTCGCACTACCCGTTCTCGGTGAATCATTCCTTTTGCAACGGGATGGCAAGAATATCTTGGTCGACGGGGGCTTCAGTAGTAGCCGTTTAATTAGAGCGCTGCAGGCAACTAATGTAGATGTTAATCAGCTTGATATTGTCGTGTGTACCCATGCTGATCGTGACCATGCTGGTGGGCTTAAGAATCTGCTTGGGAACTCAACTGTTTCCGTTGGTGAAATCTGGCTACCCGGTGAATGGGGAGATTCGCTTCGGGAGCTCTTGAATGATCCAAAGGCCGTGGTTGATGCCCTGGTGAACGAGTTTCGCGAGTTTGAGCCCCCAAGGCTGAATGATTCGCCGGCCGACTCGGGTGATAGTGATGAAGTAGAGCGTCAGGCTTATGCGATCATTAATAGCCTTCGCGAGAAGCGAATGAAAAATTATAAGCATGATGTCCAATTTGTGGAGGGCGAGGAAACTGGTTTATCAGGTTTGCAATGGCTACAGGAAATTGCGGGTAACACTCAGCAAAAAGATGCTAATTTACAAGACGAACGTCATATCCAAAATCGAAAGGCAGCAGAAAACATCTTCCAAAACGGGATCAATCGAATTCGCTACCGCCAAGCCAAACGGAGGCTTGACGCTATATGGGCGAAAATTTGGATCGTAGCGATACATGCAGCAGCAATTATTAGAGGTATCGCACTTCAGGCTATCGAGAGCAATGTGAGAGTTCGCTGGTTCGATTTCGACAGATTTGTGCAAAACGGGTATCACCCTGTCGGCGGAGTCGCAGATCTACTGACTCCCCTCAATGCCGTCGAGATACCCATGCCACCTACCCCAGCTAGCGATCTCAGATACTTTGTTCGGCTTACACCGGTAAACGAGCGATCTCTGGCTTTTCTCTCCACTCAAGCTGCCGGCCTGTGTCCAACTGATATTGTGTTTACTGGTGATTCACCACTGGGATATGGTGTCGGGTACAAGATGTCTTTCCTCGCTCGGCGCACGCAAAGGGGATTGGCCATCGTGACGGCACCCCATCATGGGTCGGAAAGTAATGCGGTGGCGTACACCCATATCAGGTCTTGCTGGCAGGATCTTTTGTGGCTGAGGTCTGGTGGTACGAGGAAGCATCCCGGAGCTACATTCAAGAAGATTCCAACGCACTTGCGCGCCTGCACGCATTGCCCGCAGAAGGGTAAAGCGCTAGATCTGGCCGAAGTACAGCTCTCAGATCGTTTATGGCCTGTGTTGAGGGTGAGGTCGCATTACTGCGATTGCGAGGCCTAA
- a CDS encoding HigA family addiction module antitoxin: MINEAKPLEPDWVSLPGDTIAEIMEEAGWSQRDLAGRLGYSEKHLSLLINGDATITRDTAQRLERVLGGSVDFWLNLEANYQRDKARIEAQTRCHDWVGWLEQFPVKFLMDHGMLKECRLTQNNKSGVVDELLRFFRVATPDEWQSQYAELQLSFRRSQRVEYPIGLVSAWLRMGEHGAERLGDLPKYNARRFERALAEVRGLTRSPADEFSGEMRRLLAEAGVRLVFVPAVPRSHVSGVARWLALTKPLIQLSLLGKTNDKFWFTFFHEAAHILLHGKGSGAKESIYLDDPNSGRSEGDQEHEANQWAADYLIPQEYAAELSTLKARRDIVAFAEKLSLHPGIVVGRLQHEGIIPFSQFNELKQRLDFKAAWPC, from the coding sequence ATGATTAATGAGGCAAAACCGCTTGAGCCAGATTGGGTCTCCCTGCCAGGCGATACCATTGCGGAGATCATGGAAGAAGCTGGTTGGTCGCAGCGGGATCTAGCCGGCCGGCTTGGGTACTCAGAAAAGCACCTCAGCCTGCTCATCAACGGCGATGCGACGATTACGCGCGATACAGCTCAGCGCTTGGAGCGGGTGTTGGGTGGGAGTGTTGACTTCTGGCTTAACCTGGAAGCGAATTATCAGCGGGATAAGGCGCGCATCGAAGCGCAGACACGCTGTCATGATTGGGTGGGCTGGCTTGAGCAGTTTCCTGTGAAGTTTCTGATGGATCACGGCATGCTCAAAGAGTGCCGGCTCACCCAAAACAACAAATCTGGCGTTGTCGATGAACTGCTTCGGTTTTTTCGAGTGGCGACGCCGGATGAATGGCAGAGCCAGTACGCTGAGCTGCAACTGTCTTTCCGCCGAAGCCAGCGGGTGGAGTACCCCATCGGACTGGTTTCTGCCTGGCTTCGTATGGGAGAGCATGGCGCCGAGAGGCTTGGGGATCTTCCCAAATACAATGCTCGCCGGTTTGAAAGGGCATTAGCTGAGGTGCGAGGGCTGACTCGCTCGCCGGCCGATGAATTCTCCGGCGAGATGAGACGGCTATTGGCGGAGGCAGGGGTGCGTCTGGTGTTTGTGCCAGCCGTGCCGCGTAGCCATGTAAGCGGCGTCGCGCGTTGGTTGGCCCTCACCAAGCCCCTGATCCAGCTATCACTGCTTGGGAAAACCAACGACAAGTTCTGGTTTACCTTTTTTCATGAGGCCGCCCATATCTTGTTGCACGGCAAAGGCAGCGGAGCGAAGGAATCAATCTATCTTGATGACCCCAATTCAGGACGATCAGAGGGAGACCAGGAGCACGAGGCGAACCAGTGGGCTGCGGACTATTTGATTCCCCAAGAGTATGCAGCTGAGCTTAGCACCTTGAAAGCGCGCCGCGACATTGTTGCTTTTGCCGAGAAGTTGTCATTGCACCCGGGGATTGTGGTGGGACGCTTACAGCACGAAGGCATCATCCCGTTTTCTCAATTCAATGAATTGAAACAAAGGCTGGACTTCAAAGCGGCCTGGCCGTGCTAA
- a CDS encoding type II toxin-antitoxin system RelE/ParE family toxin has translation MEIHVKNAKLRKLLEVQSQAVQKLGKAAAKKLATRRGELVAATSVTDLRTGDPHPLKGDRVGQYSVDLDGGRRLLFEPAHEIWPTKEDGGIDWARVTEIRIILIGDYHD, from the coding sequence GTGGAAATCCATGTCAAGAACGCAAAGCTGCGTAAGTTGCTCGAGGTGCAATCGCAAGCGGTACAAAAACTCGGTAAGGCAGCCGCCAAGAAATTGGCTACTCGAAGGGGTGAGTTAGTAGCAGCCACATCGGTGACCGATCTGCGCACGGGTGATCCTCATCCATTAAAGGGTGATCGTGTCGGTCAATATTCGGTGGACCTCGATGGTGGCAGACGGCTCTTATTTGAGCCTGCCCATGAGATCTGGCCAACCAAAGAGGATGGCGGGATTGATTGGGCTCGCGTTACAGAGATCAGGATTATATTGATAGGTGATTACCATGATTAA
- a CDS encoding GNAT family N-acetyltransferase, translating to MRLLGHGDLYAPQGFIEAMPESHLAYFHPHGFGRADLTAVLRSRSFMTYGLFVEDALAAYALLKLAPTGSAFIGLLVGPAHTGKGIGRFIVAYLYWQASLAGMRTRSTISRHNAASLRSHQAVADFAVIAALPHDYLLIEFPRVGRERPVLGKIT from the coding sequence ATGCGCCTATTGGGGCATGGCGACCTCTACGCACCGCAGGGTTTTATCGAGGCCATGCCCGAGTCACACTTGGCGTACTTTCATCCCCATGGGTTTGGCCGAGCCGATCTCACGGCCGTGCTTCGCTCCCGCAGCTTCATGACCTATGGACTGTTTGTTGAGGATGCGCTGGCGGCCTATGCGCTGCTGAAGTTGGCGCCCACGGGCAGCGCGTTCATCGGTTTGCTGGTCGGGCCCGCGCATACCGGCAAAGGGATTGGGCGCTTTATTGTGGCGTACCTCTATTGGCAAGCCTCGCTGGCAGGCATGCGCACCCGCTCCACCATCAGCCGCCACAATGCCGCCTCGCTGCGCTCCCACCAAGCGGTCGCCGACTTTGCGGTGATTGCCGCGCTACCGCATGACTACCTGCTGATCGAGTTCCCGCGGGTGGGGCGGGAGCGGCCGGTGTTGGGCAAGATCACATGA
- a CDS encoding addiction module antidote protein, producing MSVKLSRWDSAEYLKTDADIQEYLEAILEEGGDDPAYVVHALGVIARAKNMSQLARDAGLSREGLYKALSEEGNPSFSTVAKIAKALGLQIKFETAA from the coding sequence ATGAGCGTTAAACTGAGTCGTTGGGATTCAGCGGAATATCTGAAAACTGACGCCGATATCCAAGAATATCTAGAAGCGATTCTCGAGGAAGGTGGTGACGATCCAGCCTATGTCGTGCATGCGCTTGGGGTCATTGCCCGCGCCAAGAATATGAGCCAGCTTGCCAGAGACGCGGGGCTTTCCAGAGAGGGGCTTTATAAAGCTCTTTCAGAAGAAGGCAACCCCAGTTTCTCTACCGTTGCCAAAATTGCAAAAGCATTGGGGTTGCAAATTAAGTTTGAAACGGCAGCGTAG
- a CDS encoding type II toxin-antitoxin system RelE/ParE family toxin, with translation MLEVFKTEEFARWFTRLRDRKAKARIQARIDRLEQGHFGDVESVGDGVSELRLFYGPGYRIYFTRRSSVIVILLTGGDKGSQSKDVAKAKALAQQLEV, from the coding sequence ATGCTGGAAGTCTTCAAAACTGAAGAATTCGCACGCTGGTTTACGAGGCTTCGTGACCGAAAGGCAAAGGCACGCATCCAGGCTCGAATTGACCGATTGGAACAGGGTCATTTCGGTGATGTTGAGTCGGTCGGCGATGGGGTCAGCGAATTGCGGCTATTCTACGGCCCCGGTTATAGAATTTATTTCACCAGGCGCTCTTCAGTGATTGTCATTCTTCTAACTGGGGGTGACAAAGGTTCTCAGAGTAAAGATGTTGCGAAAGCCAAAGCGTTGGCCCAGCAACTGGAGGTATAG
- a CDS encoding GNAT family N-acetyltransferase, with protein sequence MPESHLAYFHPHGFDRADLTAVLRSRSFMTYGLFVEDALAAYALLKLAPTGSAFIGLLVGPEHTGKGLGRFIVAYLYWQASLAGLRTRSTISLHNAASLRSHQAVADFVVIAELPGDYLMIEFPRVGRGRPVLGL encoded by the coding sequence ATGCCCGAGTCGCACCTGGCGTATTTCCATCCCCATGGGTTTGACCGAGCCGATCTCACGGCCGTGCTTCGCTCGCGCAGCTTCATGACCTATGGACTGTTCGTTGAGGATGCGCTGGCGGCCTATGCGCTGCTGAAGTTGGCGCCCACGGGCAGCGCGTTCATCGGATTGCTGGTCGGGCCTGAGCATACCGGCAAAGGGCTTGGGCGCTTTATTGTGGCGTACCTCTATTGGCAGGCCTCGCTGGCAGGCTTGCGCACCCGCTCCACCATCAGCCTCCACAATGCCGCCTCGCTACGCTCCCACCAAGCCGTCGCCGACTTTGTGGTGATTGCCGAGCTGCCGGGTGACTATTTGATGATCGAGTTCCCGAGGGTGGGGCGGGGCAGGCCGGTGTTGGGGTTGTGA
- a CDS encoding helix-turn-helix domain-containing protein produces MKRLTIGILPQDKMRERVIKIAKGDLKPKPGDPKVWFPSMRSLAEVLSDENRLLLKVIAAEQPPSIRELAERTGRKQSNLSRTLKTMSHYGLVELKPAGRRCLKPVAKATQFKIVA; encoded by the coding sequence ATGAAAAGGTTAACTATCGGGATTTTGCCCCAGGATAAGATGCGGGAGCGGGTGATCAAGATTGCCAAAGGCGACTTGAAGCCCAAGCCCGGCGATCCGAAGGTATGGTTTCCCTCCATGCGCTCATTGGCAGAGGTGCTGAGTGATGAAAATAGGTTGCTGTTGAAGGTTATTGCTGCAGAGCAGCCTCCGTCGATCCGCGAACTCGCCGAACGAACCGGGCGCAAGCAAAGCAATTTGTCCAGGACGCTCAAAACCATGTCCCACTATGGCCTGGTCGAGCTCAAACCTGCCGGGCGTCGTTGCCTGAAGCCGGTAGCCAAAGCGACGCAGTTCAAGATTGTTGCCTGA
- a CDS encoding toxin-antitoxin system TumE family protein — MEILLDLHGQILVQEDGSWIKIEARRAEETEQRPHGIKYSLTLHARDGKRLMGYDNAHGLKQTGKRHEAQKVPFDHRHPFEKREPVIYAFSCPEELLRHFFAEVDEVLRELKKR, encoded by the coding sequence TTGGAGATTCTTCTTGACCTACACGGTCAAATTCTGGTGCAGGAGGATGGTTCGTGGATCAAAATCGAGGCGCGGCGAGCTGAGGAGACTGAGCAGAGACCCCACGGGATCAAGTATTCCTTGACCCTTCATGCGCGCGATGGAAAACGCCTGATGGGTTATGACAACGCTCATGGTCTGAAGCAGACTGGGAAAAGGCATGAGGCGCAAAAAGTGCCCTTTGATCACCGCCATCCGTTCGAGAAGCGCGAGCCGGTGATTTATGCATTTTCGTGTCCGGAAGAATTGCTTAGGCACTTTTTCGCTGAAGTCGACGAGGTTTTGAGGGAGCTGAAAAAGCGATGA
- a CDS encoding addiction module protein, with product MKTEDLLREIESLPVDERAKIADLVLKGLNAPNLDIDKQWAGVAKRRLDEIQSGSAKPVSGEEVFAEISKRFS from the coding sequence ATGAAAACAGAAGACCTGCTGCGAGAAATCGAATCACTTCCTGTGGATGAGCGCGCGAAGATAGCTGACCTGGTGCTCAAGGGCTTAAATGCACCGAACTTAGACATTGACAAACAGTGGGCGGGAGTCGCGAAGCGACGGTTGGATGAGATTCAATCAGGCTCAGCCAAGCCAGTATCAGGTGAAGAGGTGTTTGCCGAGATCTCGAAGCGGTTTTCATAG
- a CDS encoding type II toxin-antitoxin system RelE/ParE family toxin has protein sequence MSRLIWSPAALADVKRLYDFLKPKNLDAAKRAVKSIRQGVKVLEAQPGVGRPVEEMDDEFRDWLIDFGDSGYVVRYRVDHQSVTVLAVRHQKEVGF, from the coding sequence ATGTCTCGATTGATTTGGTCTCCGGCCGCGCTGGCCGATGTCAAGCGACTCTATGATTTTCTCAAGCCCAAGAATCTGGACGCGGCGAAACGCGCCGTGAAGTCCATTCGCCAAGGAGTGAAGGTGCTGGAGGCGCAACCGGGTGTGGGCCGCCCTGTCGAAGAGATGGATGACGAATTCCGCGACTGGTTAATTGACTTTGGCGACAGCGGTTACGTGGTGCGCTACCGAGTTGACCACCAATCTGTCACGGTTTTGGCAGTGCGGCATCAAAAAGAGGTTGGGTTCTGA
- a CDS encoding CopG family ribbon-helix-helix protein, with amino-acid sequence MTSSAVRPVAIKIDEDIKARLKRLADARQRSSHWLMREAITQYVDREEKREAFRRETLNAWEAFRENGLHVTADEADAWMAQLEQGHDLEPPDAHV; translated from the coding sequence ATGACTTCTTCTGCTGTCCGCCCGGTTGCGATCAAGATTGATGAGGACATCAAAGCCCGTTTGAAGCGCTTGGCCGATGCGCGGCAACGCTCGTCACATTGGTTGATGCGCGAGGCGATTACGCAGTATGTCGATCGCGAAGAGAAGCGAGAGGCGTTCCGTCGGGAAACACTCAATGCTTGGGAAGCTTTTCGTGAAAACGGATTACACGTGACTGCCGATGAGGCCGACGCCTGGATGGCTCAGCTCGAACAGGGCCATGACCTTGAACCACCCGATGCGCACGTTTAA
- a CDS encoding UDP-glucose 4-epimerase family protein — MILVTGASGFVGAALCRELDARGFAVRGAVRSLHSSFSLASGIEPVAVGNLDAATDWSSALAGVDCVIHCAARAHVMHETEADALAAYRSVNVDGSRHLAEQAAAAGVRRLVYLSSIGVLGIHTNGRGPFFVSDASNPVEDYAVSKWEAEQALWAVAANTGLEVVVVRPPLVYGPGAKGNLARLLKLVRSGVPLPLGAVHNQRSLIGLDNLVDLLIRCVDHPAAAGQTLLVSDGEDVSTPDLLRHMAAGLGRSARLVPVPVPLLRLAGRALGKQAEVDRLVGSLQIDSRHTRELLDWTPPVSLAEGIRRMVQGA, encoded by the coding sequence GTGATTTTGGTCACGGGTGCTTCCGGGTTTGTCGGTGCAGCGCTTTGCCGTGAATTAGACGCACGTGGTTTTGCCGTGCGCGGCGCTGTTCGGTCGTTGCATTCTTCTTTTTCATTGGCTTCCGGCATTGAGCCTGTCGCAGTCGGCAATCTGGATGCCGCTACGGATTGGTCTTCCGCATTGGCGGGGGTGGATTGCGTGATTCACTGCGCGGCCCGGGCGCATGTGATGCACGAGACCGAGGCGGATGCGCTGGCGGCGTATCGCTCGGTGAATGTGGATGGGTCGCGGCACTTGGCGGAGCAGGCGGCCGCTGCGGGGGTGCGGCGGTTGGTGTATCTGAGTTCGATTGGGGTATTGGGGATTCACACAAACGGCCGCGGGCCGTTTTTTGTTTCTGATGCGTCCAACCCCGTTGAGGACTACGCCGTCTCCAAATGGGAGGCCGAGCAGGCGTTGTGGGCGGTGGCGGCGAACACGGGCCTGGAGGTGGTGGTGGTGCGCCCGCCGCTGGTCTATGGCCCGGGTGCCAAGGGCAATTTGGCGCGCTTGCTGAAGCTGGTGCGCTCGGGCGTGCCCTTGCCCTTGGGCGCGGTGCACAATCAGCGCTCGTTGATTGGGCTGGATAATTTGGTGGATCTGTTGATTCGTTGTGTCGATCATCCCGCGGCGGCGGGGCAGACGTTGTTGGTGTCGGATGGCGAGGATGTCTCCACGCCCGATCTGCTGCGCCACATGGCGGCGGGGTTGGGGCGCAGCGCGCGCTTAGTACCCGTACCTGTGCCGCTGCTGCGCCTAGCGGGGCGGGCTTTGGGTAAGCAGGCGGAAGTTGATCGCCTGGTGGGGTCGTTACAGATCGATAGCCGCCACACCCGCGAGCTGCTGGACTGGACGCCGCCAGTGAGCCTAGCCGAGGGCATTCGAAGGATGGTGCAGGGGGCGTGA
- a CDS encoding glycosyltransferase family 4 protein yields the protein MFAAVGCGGFAVVDSIFELGGIIKLLILVNDLSYFLSHRLPIAQAATAEGYEVSVGHGELGGVSPELVAQLGFPTYFVPMQRGGTNPLQELRSLYSVWRLYRLLRPDLVHLVTIKPYLYGGLVARLARVRGVVSAVAGLGSVFIRSDLRSRAFRALLYPIYRMAFGHPNQRVIVQNQDDASVLINWGVLDSQKIRLLRGSGVDLTAFTQLDEPDGVPTVCFAARLLRDKGVYDFVAAARLLRERGIEARFWLAGDADTKNPTGLTESELQSLRDEGVVEVLGYQKDIPALYAKAHIVCLPSYREGLPKALVEAASASRAVVTTDVPGCRDAIVPNESGLLVPVKSPEKLADALQWLIEHPAERVAMGKAGRLLTEREFAIEKIVQGHLEIYQELLESVP from the coding sequence ATATTTGCTGCCGTCGGATGCGGCGGATTTGCGGTTGTAGATTCCATTTTTGAATTAGGTGGAATTATCAAGCTGCTAATCCTTGTTAATGATCTGAGCTATTTCCTGTCGCATCGTTTGCCGATTGCCCAAGCTGCCACGGCAGAAGGTTATGAAGTCAGTGTTGGCCACGGGGAATTAGGCGGCGTTTCGCCTGAACTGGTTGCGCAGCTTGGTTTTCCAACCTACTTTGTGCCGATGCAGCGTGGTGGCACGAATCCCTTGCAAGAGTTGCGGTCGTTGTATTCAGTCTGGCGTTTGTATCGATTGCTGCGGCCAGACTTGGTGCATTTGGTCACCATCAAGCCATACCTCTACGGTGGGTTGGTTGCTCGCTTGGCAAGGGTCCGAGGCGTGGTTTCTGCAGTCGCTGGTTTGGGGAGTGTATTTATTCGCTCAGACCTGAGAAGCCGTGCGTTTCGGGCGCTTCTTTATCCCATTTATCGAATGGCGTTTGGTCATCCTAACCAGCGTGTGATTGTGCAAAATCAGGATGATGCGAGTGTTTTGATCAATTGGGGTGTGCTGGACTCTCAGAAAATTCGGCTACTGCGGGGTTCTGGGGTCGATCTGACTGCATTCACGCAATTAGATGAGCCGGACGGTGTGCCGACGGTGTGTTTTGCTGCGCGCCTGTTACGCGATAAAGGCGTGTATGATTTTGTAGCGGCTGCGCGGTTGCTGAGGGAGCGTGGAATAGAAGCGCGTTTTTGGCTGGCGGGTGATGCCGATACCAAGAACCCAACGGGTTTGACTGAATCCGAACTGCAGTCTTTGCGGGATGAGGGTGTGGTCGAGGTGCTGGGGTATCAAAAAGACATTCCGGCGTTGTATGCAAAGGCGCATATCGTCTGCTTACCGTCTTATCGTGAGGGTTTACCGAAAGCACTTGTTGAGGCCGCTTCAGCCAGCCGCGCGGTGGTCACAACCGATGTTCCGGGTTGTAGGGATGCCATCGTTCCAAACGAATCCGGTTTATTGGTGCCCGTGAAATCCCCTGAAAAATTAGCCGATGCCTTGCAGTGGTTGATTGAACATCCGGCTGAGCGTGTGGCGATGGGTAAGGCCGGACGGTTGCTGACAGAGCGTGAATTTGCCATCGAGAAAATCGTGCAAGGGCATCTGGAGATTTATCAAGAATTGCTGGAGTCTGTGCCGTGA
- the tviB gene encoding Vi polysaccharide biosynthesis UDP-N-acetylglucosamine C-6 dehydrogenase TviB, whose translation MELNHLKLAIIGLGYVGLPLAVEFGKHRPVLGFDINRKRIAELQEGTDVTLETTEDELRAASHLRFSTDLADLHSVNCYIVTVPTPIDAHKRPDLGPLLKASETVGKVLKAGDIVIYESTVYPGCTEDDCVPVLERESGLSFNQDFFCGYSPERINPGDKEHRVTTIKKVTSGSMPEIAEVVDALYRDIITAGTHKAPSIRVAEAAKVIENTQRDLNIALINELAMIFNKMGIDTQAVLEAAGSKWNFLPFRPGLVGGHCIGVDPYYLTYKAEAIGYHPEIILAGRRLNDGMGAYVVSQLIKAMIKKSIQIEGARVLVMGLTFKENCPDLRNTRVVDIVSELKQYNIAVDVYDPWVSVAEAEHEYGITPIPHPSAGAYDAMILAVAHAEFKDLGPERIRAFGKADSVIYDLKYLLPSDAADLRL comes from the coding sequence GCGGTGGAGTTCGGCAAGCACCGGCCAGTACTCGGTTTTGACATTAACCGCAAGCGTATCGCCGAGTTGCAAGAGGGTACGGATGTAACACTGGAAACCACAGAAGACGAACTGCGTGCGGCTTCCCATTTGCGTTTTTCCACAGATCTGGCTGATCTGCACTCGGTTAACTGTTATATCGTCACTGTGCCGACGCCGATTGATGCGCACAAGCGCCCCGACCTGGGGCCTTTGCTCAAGGCCAGCGAAACGGTGGGTAAGGTGCTGAAGGCCGGCGACATTGTGATCTATGAATCCACCGTGTATCCGGGTTGCACCGAGGATGACTGCGTGCCGGTTCTGGAGCGCGAGTCGGGCCTGTCCTTTAACCAGGACTTCTTCTGCGGCTACAGCCCGGAGCGCATCAACCCGGGCGATAAGGAGCACCGCGTCACCACGATCAAGAAGGTGACCTCTGGGTCTATGCCCGAGATCGCCGAGGTCGTGGATGCACTCTATCGGGACATCATCACTGCCGGCACGCATAAAGCGCCCAGCATCCGGGTCGCCGAAGCCGCCAAAGTGATTGAGAACACCCAGCGCGATTTAAATATCGCCCTGATTAACGAGTTGGCGATGATCTTTAATAAGATGGGCATTGATACGCAGGCGGTGCTCGAAGCCGCGGGCAGCAAATGGAACTTCCTGCCGTTTCGCCCGGGTCTGGTCGGCGGGCACTGTATCGGCGTGGACCCATATTATTTGACCTATAAAGCCGAGGCCATTGGCTATCACCCTGAAATTATCTTGGCAGGTCGGCGATTAAATGACGGTATGGGCGCCTATGTGGTGTCGCAATTAATCAAAGCGATGATCAAAAAGTCGATCCAAATTGAAGGCGCCAGAGTGTTGGTGATGGGCCTGACCTTCAAAGAGAACTGCCCGGATCTGCGCAACACTCGCGTGGTGGATATTGTCAGTGAGTTAAAGCAATACAACATTGCGGTCGATGTGTATGACCCGTGGGTCAGCGTGGCAGAAGCAGAACACGAATACGGCATTACGCCAATCCCGCACCCCAGCGCTGGCGCCTATGACGCGATGATTCTTGCGGTTGCTCATGCGGAGTTCAAAGACCTTGGGCCTGAGCGTATTCGAGCTTTTGGTAAAGCGGATTCTGTGATCTATGACTTGAAATATTTGCTGCCGTCGGATGCGGCGGATTTGCGGTTGTAG